A region of Chitinophaga horti DNA encodes the following proteins:
- a CDS encoding sigma factor-like helix-turn-helix DNA-binding protein — MPPAEKKKEVFRLCRFESRSYDEAAAMLGISATSVKDYLKQSTRFIREYVTTHHAALDATGAALLILYIQQ, encoded by the coding sequence ATCCCGCCTGCCGAAAAGAAAAAAGAAGTATTTCGCCTTTGCCGTTTCGAAAGCCGCTCGTACGACGAAGCTGCCGCCATGTTAGGCATCTCCGCCACCTCTGTAAAAGATTACCTGAAACAATCCACCCGCTTCATCCGCGAATATGTAACCACGCACCATGCCGCGTTAGACGCCACTGGCGCTGCTTTGCTGATCCTTTACATACAGCAGTAA
- a CDS encoding RagB/SusD family nutrient uptake outer membrane protein: MKHIYQWGLAGLLLLSATSCKKYLNEEIISDVSYQLYTTEKGIEGALTAAYNTMRIGVMGERALTFSDAGTDLFALGSDGNPAFNQYLATLSSLEAKVSQYWDYHYKGISECNVAVTYLPKVDMNAARKIQIEAEAKFLRAYYYFDLVQHYGKIPLVLESTDKIVTSYKRAAVKDVYAAIINDLQFAYANLPIPAPAQGRANKAAAAHLMAKVYLVKASATSSTQKELRGSTATDADSVIHYAGKIVNKELGNYSLVADYAKLFDAANQVNSEVIFAVQFTPTLLNNGSGNQMHLYHVPQYDGVNTKILARSTYYGRPYRRVRPTPYVYNGLFGATRMYDSRFAKSFVWGYIANKAATGITTTAGNKIDVKVGDTALYFSPVMYGNTTDLNAAIQDNKRFAHYYPQNTYAPLSMNYIFPGLNKWLDGGRPTTNEVNGSRDWMVFRFGETLLLLAEGYGLKGDFTNAARYITQVRERAAYKEGEMKTTQYWTFEGGDYADRTKSTVDQMKVTAADISGDFTNLILEERGREMLGELNRWEDLVRCEKLVERVKLYNPDASNIREFHILRPIPQTHIDRLDPAGPMSEEQNQNYY, encoded by the coding sequence ATGAAGCATATATATCAATGGGGATTAGCGGGCTTGTTACTGCTCTCCGCTACCTCCTGCAAAAAGTACCTGAACGAAGAAATTATCTCCGATGTTTCTTACCAGCTTTATACCACCGAAAAAGGCATTGAGGGCGCTTTAACGGCCGCTTATAACACCATGCGAATTGGCGTAATGGGCGAACGCGCGCTCACCTTCAGCGATGCCGGCACCGACCTGTTCGCATTGGGCTCCGATGGTAATCCAGCGTTCAATCAATACCTGGCCACCTTATCCTCCCTGGAAGCGAAGGTTTCGCAATATTGGGATTATCATTACAAAGGCATTTCTGAATGTAATGTAGCCGTTACTTATCTTCCTAAGGTAGATATGAATGCCGCCCGTAAAATACAGATCGAGGCAGAAGCAAAGTTCCTGCGCGCTTACTACTACTTCGACCTGGTGCAACATTACGGTAAAATACCCCTGGTACTGGAATCGACCGATAAAATCGTGACCAGCTACAAACGCGCTGCGGTAAAGGATGTATACGCGGCGATCATCAATGATCTGCAGTTTGCCTATGCCAACCTTCCCATACCGGCCCCGGCACAAGGTAGAGCCAATAAGGCCGCCGCAGCACACCTGATGGCCAAAGTGTACCTGGTAAAAGCCAGCGCCACCTCATCTACCCAAAAAGAATTACGTGGCAGTACCGCTACCGATGCCGACAGCGTGATTCATTATGCGGGCAAGATCGTCAACAAGGAACTAGGTAACTACAGCCTGGTGGCCGATTATGCTAAACTGTTCGATGCAGCTAACCAGGTGAACAGCGAAGTAATTTTCGCCGTACAATTCACGCCCACGCTGCTTAACAATGGCAGCGGCAACCAGATGCACCTGTACCACGTACCACAATATGATGGCGTAAATACAAAAATACTTGCCCGCTCTACCTACTACGGTCGTCCGTATCGTCGCGTTAGGCCAACACCCTATGTGTACAATGGTTTGTTCGGCGCCACACGCATGTATGACTCCCGCTTCGCAAAATCCTTTGTATGGGGTTATATCGCGAACAAAGCGGCAACCGGCATTACCACTACCGCAGGTAACAAGATCGATGTAAAGGTGGGCGACACCGCTTTATATTTCTCGCCGGTGATGTACGGCAACACGACCGATCTGAACGCCGCTATCCAGGACAATAAACGTTTTGCACATTACTATCCGCAGAACACTTACGCACCTTTATCGATGAACTACATCTTCCCGGGCCTAAACAAGTGGCTGGACGGTGGGCGCCCTACAACAAACGAGGTGAACGGCTCCCGCGATTGGATGGTATTCCGCTTCGGTGAAACATTACTGCTGCTGGCCGAGGGCTATGGATTGAAAGGAGATTTCACCAACGCCGCCCGCTACATTACACAGGTTAGAGAACGCGCCGCTTACAAAGAAGGAGAAATGAAAACCACCCAGTACTGGACGTTTGAAGGTGGTGACTATGCCGACCGCACCAAATCGACCGTAGACCAAATGAAAGTGACCGCCGCCGACATTAGCGGCGACTTTACCAACCTCATCCTGGAAGAAAGAGGCCGCGAAATGTTAGGTGAATTAAACCGCTGGGAAGACCTGGTGCGTTGTGAAAAACTGGTAGAACGCGTAAAACTATACAACCCGGACGCCAGCAACATCCGCGAGTTCCACATCCTGCGACCGATCCCGCAAACACACATCGACCGACTGGACCCGGCCGGCCCTATGTCAGAAGAACAAAATCAAAACTATTACTAG
- a CDS encoding FecR family protein produces the protein MTKKHQELLDQYWQQPHSDTTRQQLSDYLQQHDAAMQEAMQREFESSLRDGSEAMNPARSQVILERIHAAIQADVQPQRRTRIISIARWAAAAAALLIVGVAGYQYHTKPAATPLVAATTIVKEQLILKQNTGKKPLEITLYDGSQATLLPGAALRYYEPFRDGRRDVSLAGNAKFKVKASADNPFTVYANEVATTALGTEFSVNTEAPGSHVQVKLFSGKVKVHTTSLKMKDVVLKPGQQFNIDTIQHQFAVTSFGSQQTTPTKETISITGSDGRLAFNQQPLTAVLDQVSKRYQVHFIYQQKAIGRVQVTGEFLPNDSLDFILSVLSAANNLQFSQQGDTITVRRMK, from the coding sequence ATGACGAAGAAACACCAGGAATTACTTGACCAATATTGGCAGCAGCCGCACTCCGACACCACGAGGCAGCAACTAAGCGACTATCTGCAACAGCACGATGCAGCCATGCAGGAAGCTATGCAGCGCGAATTCGAGTCATCGCTCCGCGATGGCAGTGAAGCTATGAACCCGGCTCGCTCGCAGGTAATACTGGAACGGATACACGCAGCTATACAGGCAGACGTACAGCCGCAACGCCGTACCAGGATCATCTCAATCGCACGTTGGGCTGCAGCAGCCGCGGCATTGCTGATAGTGGGCGTCGCTGGTTATCAATATCACACAAAGCCTGCTGCCACGCCGTTAGTGGCTGCGACGACTATCGTTAAAGAACAACTGATCTTAAAACAGAATACCGGTAAAAAGCCGCTGGAAATAACACTGTACGATGGATCGCAGGCCACGCTGCTACCGGGTGCCGCGCTCCGTTACTACGAGCCGTTCCGCGACGGGCGACGCGATGTAAGCCTGGCCGGTAATGCAAAATTTAAGGTGAAGGCCAGTGCGGACAATCCATTTACCGTATATGCGAACGAGGTAGCGACTACCGCGCTCGGAACCGAGTTTTCGGTAAACACAGAAGCGCCGGGCAGCCATGTACAGGTCAAACTCTTCTCCGGAAAAGTAAAGGTGCATACCACTTCGCTGAAGATGAAAGACGTGGTATTAAAACCGGGGCAACAATTCAATATAGACACGATACAACACCAGTTTGCCGTAACGAGCTTTGGCTCACAGCAAACCACACCAACTAAAGAAACGATCAGCATTACAGGCAGCGATGGCCGCCTCGCATTTAACCAGCAGCCATTAACGGCCGTGCTGGACCAGGTGAGCAAACGTTACCAGGTGCATTTCATTTACCAGCAAAAAGCCATAGGACGAGTGCAGGTAACCGGCGAGTTCCTGCCAAACGATTCGCTGGACTTTATTTTATCGGTGTTAAGCGCCGCCAACAACCTGCAGTTCTCCCAACAGGGCGACACTATCACGGTACGCAGGATGAAATAA
- a CDS encoding glycoside hydrolase family 9 protein yields the protein MFNKSIATLCAILGILPAFSQQIAINQVGFYTNGPKKAIVKTTEPGTFYLVQLPGGDTVYTGQLHGPLKNSYSPQTTYAADFSQFKRNGKYQLKTGKLTSPTIHISAKAHHDAAKAAMKSYYFQRLSMPLTETYAGKWKRPAGHPDTLVYIHPSVGGGGKISAPGGWYDAGDYNKYIVNSGITMGTLLSLYEAYPAYCKSVQLNIPESNNRWPDLLDECAYNLRWMLRMQDPTDGGVYHKLTNPSFDGFVMPDKATGPRYVVQKSTAAALDFAAVTAQAARVYAPFSRVLADSCRKAAIKAWRWALQHPKVFYQQEELNKQFEPKITTGEYGDRSVNDEWIWAAAELYKTTGDTQYQSYITNVPVQQWRLPAWAQVQVLAYYTLAQKAAIIAFADGFLSGSDSTTYQNAMGKKAGNFIWGSNSVAANQGIALLQAYRLTKDRRHLDGAIDIADYLLGRNATGYCYLTGFGSKQVMHLHHRPSDADGVAEPVPGFLAGGPNPGMQDKCPSYTSRVPDEAYTDDQCSYASNEVAINWNAPLVYLLWAIEASAKQAGL from the coding sequence ATGTTTAATAAGTCGATTGCCACGTTATGCGCTATCCTGGGCATACTGCCTGCCTTTTCACAACAAATTGCCATCAACCAGGTTGGCTTTTATACCAATGGCCCGAAAAAGGCAATCGTAAAAACTACGGAGCCAGGCACTTTTTACCTGGTACAACTGCCAGGCGGCGACACGGTATACACCGGCCAGCTGCATGGACCACTGAAAAACAGCTATTCCCCGCAAACGACTTATGCCGCCGACTTCAGCCAGTTTAAACGTAACGGCAAATACCAGCTAAAAACAGGCAAACTTACCTCTCCAACGATTCACATCAGTGCAAAAGCGCACCATGACGCCGCCAAAGCTGCCATGAAAAGTTATTACTTCCAGCGCCTGTCGATGCCGCTAACCGAAACCTACGCCGGTAAATGGAAACGCCCGGCAGGCCACCCGGATACGTTGGTATACATTCATCCGTCCGTCGGCGGAGGTGGCAAGATCAGTGCCCCGGGCGGCTGGTACGATGCAGGGGACTACAATAAATACATCGTGAATAGTGGCATTACGATGGGCACTTTGCTTTCGCTGTACGAAGCATATCCCGCTTATTGCAAATCCGTTCAGCTCAACATTCCCGAGAGCAACAACCGCTGGCCCGATCTGCTGGACGAGTGCGCCTACAACCTTCGCTGGATGCTGCGCATGCAGGATCCGACCGACGGCGGTGTTTACCATAAACTCACTAATCCCTCTTTCGACGGCTTCGTGATGCCCGATAAAGCTACTGGCCCGCGTTACGTGGTGCAGAAATCTACCGCCGCCGCACTCGATTTTGCTGCTGTTACCGCGCAGGCAGCGAGAGTATATGCGCCGTTCAGCCGTGTGCTGGCAGACTCCTGCCGCAAAGCCGCCATCAAGGCCTGGCGGTGGGCGCTGCAACATCCGAAAGTATTTTACCAGCAAGAGGAACTGAACAAACAGTTTGAACCAAAAATCACGACGGGGGAATACGGAGACCGCTCTGTAAACGACGAATGGATATGGGCCGCTGCCGAGCTGTATAAGACGACCGGCGACACACAATACCAATCTTATATTACGAATGTACCTGTCCAGCAATGGCGTTTACCGGCCTGGGCGCAGGTACAGGTGTTGGCATATTATACACTGGCGCAAAAGGCGGCTATAATCGCCTTCGCTGACGGCTTTCTCAGCGGCAGCGACAGCACTACGTACCAGAATGCGATGGGCAAAAAAGCAGGCAACTTCATCTGGGGCAGCAACTCCGTAGCTGCAAACCAGGGCATCGCATTATTGCAGGCCTACCGGCTTACGAAAGACCGTCGCCATTTGGATGGCGCGATAGATATAGCGGACTACCTGCTGGGGCGCAATGCGACGGGATACTGCTACCTTACCGGCTTTGGCAGCAAACAAGTGATGCACCTTCATCATCGCCCTTCTGATGCGGATGGTGTGGCCGAGCCGGTACCTGGTTTCCTGGCAGGAGGGCCAAATCCCGGCATGCAGGACAAATGCCCGTCGTACACGTCGCGCGTGCCGGACGAAGCTTACACCGACGACCAATGCTCTTATGCCAGTAACGAGGTGGCCATTAACTGGAACGCACCGCTCGTGTACCTGCTATGGGCGATTGAAGCATCGGCAAAGCAGGCGGGTTTATAA
- a CDS encoding RNA polymerase sigma factor, protein MEDVRAAIQQFDVLYQEYHQAVYANISKMIRQPEAAEDILQEVFMALWEHYQQLDADRVPGWLFVVSYNKSANWLKNKLKQPALVLQEAADHLQAPEDAQEDEALYQLKLSIVEEAVSRLPKRKKKYFAFAVSKAARTTKLPPC, encoded by the coding sequence ATGGAAGATGTACGCGCTGCTATACAGCAATTTGACGTCCTATACCAGGAGTATCACCAGGCAGTGTACGCCAACATCTCTAAAATGATACGGCAGCCGGAAGCCGCCGAAGACATTCTGCAGGAAGTATTTATGGCATTATGGGAACATTACCAGCAACTGGACGCCGACCGCGTGCCCGGCTGGCTGTTCGTGGTGAGCTATAATAAGTCTGCCAACTGGCTGAAAAACAAACTAAAACAACCCGCCCTCGTATTACAGGAAGCCGCCGATCACCTGCAGGCGCCGGAAGATGCGCAGGAAGACGAAGCACTGTATCAATTAAAGCTTTCTATCGTAGAAGAAGCCGTATCCCGCCTGCCGAAAAGAAAAAAGAAGTATTTCGCCTTTGCCGTTTCGAAAGCCGCTCGTACGACGAAGCTGCCGCCATGTTAG
- a CDS encoding ABC transporter permease — protein MFRNYLKTALRNLWRHRGFTAINIVGLSVGMTACLLIFLYVSFECNYDRFHDKADRIYRITTDIKTASEIIPTSSTSFPMALSIKRDFPEVELSTSFYKAQMLIRNGERKFQEKDVLLADSTCFTMFNMPLSRGTAAEVFKTPYEIVLSERAAEKYFGNEDPINRVLTLDDSTALKVTGVMKNMPENSQFKTDVLLPMSLMSRGLETAWGNFGWQAYILLKPGADYKKLEAKLPGMLEDRVPKDQRVMSYTLHLEPLKDVYLVSDRGGYESGNITNVYIFSVVGIFILVIACINFVNLTTARASERAKEVGVRKVIGATRRELATQFLGESIVICVISFFLALMLAALVSPLFNALCGKQVSVNLFSHGRLLLMLLAIALLIGVLAGVYPALVLSQFKPISVLKGRFVSTRSGLGLRKTLVVVQFTVSIILIAGTIIVYKQLYFMRHQEMGFANGQQLIVSYYEDQQVNKQLPRFKHELAQIPGVEAVSASMAGPGTPQWGAFTEIENRNGELQSANLDLYNVDFGFLEQLGVKMRAGRMFDVKYSTDSTEALVINETAARVLGYPNPEEVVGKKFSQWGRNGRVIGVVKDFNYRSLRDTVKALSIRVAPENCAFFLLKLKAGDPQKMVAAVERKWQELAPHRPFDYTFLDENFDKQYTAETRFSRLFFYFAGLAIVISCLGLLGLAAYSTVQRTREIGIRKVLGASMGNITALLSKEFVVLVLIALCIASPVAWYAMDRWADGFAYRAPISWWVFAVAGVLAIAIALLTVSFHAIKAAIVNPVKSLRSE, from the coding sequence ATGTTCAGGAACTATCTTAAAACGGCGCTTCGCAACCTCTGGCGCCATCGGGGTTTTACGGCGATAAATATTGTCGGTTTGTCCGTCGGTATGACTGCCTGCCTGCTGATATTTTTATATGTATCGTTCGAATGCAACTATGATCGTTTTCATGATAAAGCCGACCGCATTTACCGCATAACGACCGATATCAAGACCGCTTCAGAAATCATTCCCACCTCGTCTACGTCCTTTCCCATGGCGCTGAGTATTAAGCGGGACTTTCCGGAAGTGGAGCTCTCCACGTCCTTTTATAAGGCGCAGATGCTGATCCGAAACGGCGAGCGGAAGTTCCAGGAAAAGGATGTGTTGCTGGCAGATTCTACCTGTTTTACGATGTTTAATATGCCACTCTCGCGTGGTACAGCAGCGGAGGTGTTTAAAACCCCCTATGAAATAGTATTGTCGGAACGGGCGGCGGAAAAGTACTTTGGTAACGAAGATCCGATCAACCGGGTTTTAACACTGGATGATAGTACCGCACTGAAGGTAACGGGTGTGATGAAAAACATGCCCGAAAACTCCCAGTTCAAAACAGATGTACTCCTGCCAATGTCGCTGATGTCGCGCGGCCTGGAAACCGCCTGGGGTAACTTCGGATGGCAAGCATACATACTGTTGAAGCCGGGAGCGGACTATAAAAAACTGGAAGCAAAACTCCCGGGCATGTTGGAAGATCGCGTGCCGAAAGACCAGCGCGTAATGAGTTATACGTTGCACCTGGAGCCGTTGAAGGATGTATACCTGGTATCGGACCGGGGAGGTTACGAAAGCGGAAATATCACGAACGTATACATCTTTTCGGTGGTAGGGATTTTTATATTGGTCATTGCCTGTATCAACTTCGTAAACCTCACTACCGCACGGGCTTCGGAGCGTGCGAAGGAGGTGGGTGTTCGTAAGGTGATAGGTGCCACCCGGCGCGAACTGGCTACGCAATTCCTGGGTGAGTCAATCGTTATCTGCGTCATTTCCTTTTTTCTGGCACTTATGCTCGCCGCATTGGTAAGTCCTTTGTTTAATGCGCTTTGTGGAAAACAGGTAAGCGTTAACCTGTTTAGTCATGGCCGCCTGTTATTAATGTTGCTCGCCATTGCCCTGCTGATTGGTGTGCTGGCCGGTGTGTATCCTGCATTAGTTTTATCGCAGTTTAAACCAATATCGGTATTGAAAGGCCGCTTCGTATCTACCAGGAGCGGGCTTGGACTGCGAAAAACGCTGGTGGTAGTGCAATTTACGGTATCGATCATTCTTATTGCAGGAACGATCATCGTATACAAACAACTGTACTTCATGCGCCACCAGGAAATGGGCTTTGCAAATGGACAGCAACTGATCGTCAGTTATTATGAAGATCAGCAGGTGAACAAACAGTTGCCCCGATTCAAACATGAGCTGGCACAGATTCCTGGAGTGGAAGCGGTGAGTGCGTCTATGGCTGGTCCCGGTACCCCGCAATGGGGCGCCTTTACCGAAATCGAAAATCGCAACGGAGAACTGCAATCTGCGAATCTCGATTTGTACAATGTGGACTTCGGCTTCCTCGAACAACTAGGTGTAAAAATGCGGGCCGGCCGCATGTTCGATGTGAAATATTCGACAGATTCAACGGAGGCGCTCGTGATCAACGAAACGGCCGCGAGGGTACTCGGCTATCCCAACCCGGAAGAGGTAGTCGGCAAGAAGTTTTCGCAGTGGGGTCGTAATGGCCGCGTAATCGGAGTTGTGAAAGACTTCAATTACCGCTCTCTTCGCGATACGGTCAAAGCTTTGTCTATCAGGGTGGCGCCGGAAAATTGTGCCTTCTTTTTGCTGAAGCTGAAAGCCGGCGATCCGCAAAAGATGGTGGCCGCTGTTGAAAGAAAGTGGCAGGAATTAGCGCCGCATCGTCCGTTTGACTATACTTTCCTGGACGAAAACTTCGATAAACAATACACTGCCGAAACACGCTTCTCACGCCTGTTCTTCTACTTCGCCGGGCTGGCCATCGTTATTTCCTGCCTGGGTTTGCTGGGCCTCGCGGCTTACAGCACCGTACAACGTACCCGCGAAATCGGTATACGCAAAGTGTTGGGTGCGTCTATGGGAAATATTACCGCGTTGTTGTCGAAGGAGTTTGTAGTGCTGGTGTTGATCGCCCTGTGTATTGCCTCGCCGGTGGCCTGGTATGCCATGGACCGGTGGGCTGATGGCTTTGCATATCGTGCGCCGATCAGTTGGTGGGTGTTTGCGGTAGCCGGTGTACTCGCTATCGCAATTGCCCTACTCACCGTCAGTTTCCACGCGATTAAAGCCGC
- a CDS encoding cupin domain-containing protein produces the protein MAQEVFIDDASIGWEDLGGGLRRKIMAYDDRVMLVKVAFETGGVGSIHQHPHTQISHVQEGVFEVDIAGNKQILKAGDAFFVPPNTDHGCRCIEQGMLVDVFSPMREDFV, from the coding sequence ATGGCACAGGAGGTTTTTATAGATGATGCAAGTATAGGCTGGGAAGACCTTGGCGGCGGTTTACGCCGTAAGATCATGGCTTACGACGACCGCGTAATGCTCGTAAAGGTAGCCTTCGAAACAGGGGGCGTAGGCTCCATCCACCAACATCCACATACCCAGATATCGCACGTGCAGGAAGGTGTGTTCGAAGTCGATATCGCTGGTAATAAACAAATCCTCAAGGCTGGCGACGCATTCTTCGTACCGCCAAATACCGATCATGGTTGCCGTTGCATCGAGCAAGGGATGCTGGTAGACGTATTTAGCCCAATGCGCGAGGATTTTGTATAA
- a CDS encoding SusC/RagA family TonB-linked outer membrane protein: protein MSISRILNYGLGLIGLLCALSLQAQQKTVLNGVVSSEKGELLYGVSISVTAEGSKDKLSGTTNEKGAFSINTLKPGVKYNLTFSFVGYQPYLLKSFTLKADSDNSLIIRMKEAPSNLNDVVVIGYGSMKKKDLTGAVGSIKSDKITEVAATDATQILQGRIAGVMVTSQTWKPGNPSEVRIRGSRSIEGTNEPLYVVDGIPFTDAITQISPNDIESIEVLKDASATAIYGNRGANGVILITTKKGKKGKSMVEYNGYYGIQENQPMPELMDAAAFVEYSREAQRNSLGGVYDATPNRELDFKNEQLVATPYMLANMTRAWEGGAYDPSKLQSTDWLGYGLRQGVMQDHQVSVRGASENSSFFLSGEYFNNSGVVKDQDYTRYSVRLNADHEVRKGVKIGTQTVYSNSAQNAGWADIFSTYGLKSFNPLASPYGEDGETLVLFPTNNTRTPNPVTNFGKTKRLRKNDRFLGNYFTDITFLNDFNLRTNFGIDYRNVQNYDFNASNTAAAGGEAPASAANGGAKRFMYSLENILSYNKALDGGHTLYATLVQSVQADQTEAYNISVRDLPYEQQLYYNVGTALTINGVSSGFSKWSMASFMGRINYNYQGKYMATASARYDGSSVLANGRKWVMFPSLALAWRLKNEAFLQDVTFLNDLKLRAGWGKTGNAGVNPYKTQGKLNTVRYVFGETSVLGFTPAEMINPSLTWETTGQYNLGLDFSLAKNRVSGSLEVYQQNTYDLLLMRQLPTVSGFEEVLSNIGKTRNKGIELTINTINYSNNDFEWRSDWIFSANKQEIVSLYNGAKDDIANQWFIGKPVNVLYDLGFNGIWQNTEADKAAMAQYNANGATFKPGDIRPLDRQNDYKIDASDRYIIGQRDPKWTASWGNNFRYRNFDASVFMYAMVGHTIEHNLDMRFDGRYNQPKLNYWTPDNASAEYPRPLLGTASVNYLSTLNYYDGSFLRVKNISLGYSLPKQVLNTLKIDKFRVYGSVQNPFLITNFPGTDPEGASGFSEPSATTYLLGVNLTL, encoded by the coding sequence ATGTCAATTTCGAGAATTTTAAATTATGGCTTAGGGCTGATAGGGTTGCTATGCGCCCTCTCGCTGCAGGCCCAGCAAAAAACCGTGTTGAACGGGGTTGTGAGCTCCGAGAAGGGCGAACTGCTGTACGGCGTGTCCATCAGCGTTACGGCCGAAGGCAGCAAAGACAAACTATCCGGCACCACCAACGAAAAGGGCGCCTTCAGCATCAACACGCTGAAGCCAGGTGTAAAGTATAACCTCACCTTCAGTTTTGTAGGTTATCAACCTTACCTGTTAAAAAGTTTTACCCTGAAGGCCGACTCCGATAATTCACTCATCATCCGTATGAAGGAAGCGCCATCGAACCTGAATGATGTAGTGGTAATCGGCTATGGGTCGATGAAAAAGAAAGACCTTACCGGTGCAGTAGGTTCCATCAAATCGGATAAGATCACGGAAGTAGCGGCTACGGATGCTACACAGATCCTGCAAGGCCGCATCGCCGGTGTGATGGTAACCTCACAAACCTGGAAGCCCGGCAATCCATCGGAAGTACGCATTCGCGGCAGTCGCTCGATCGAAGGCACCAACGAACCATTGTACGTGGTAGACGGTATCCCTTTTACGGATGCCATAACGCAAATCAGTCCGAATGATATTGAGTCGATAGAGGTACTGAAAGATGCGTCTGCAACGGCAATTTACGGTAACCGTGGCGCTAATGGCGTAATTTTGATCACCACCAAAAAAGGAAAGAAAGGCAAAAGCATGGTAGAATACAACGGCTACTATGGCATCCAGGAAAACCAGCCCATGCCCGAACTGATGGACGCTGCCGCTTTCGTAGAATACTCCCGCGAAGCACAACGTAACTCACTCGGCGGCGTTTACGACGCTACACCTAACCGTGAGCTGGATTTCAAGAACGAACAACTGGTTGCTACACCCTACATGCTCGCCAACATGACACGTGCCTGGGAAGGCGGCGCGTATGACCCGTCTAAACTGCAAAGCACCGACTGGCTCGGCTACGGTCTGCGCCAGGGCGTTATGCAAGACCACCAGGTGAGTGTACGCGGCGCCAGCGAGAACTCAAGCTTCTTTTTATCGGGCGAATATTTTAATAACAGCGGCGTGGTGAAAGACCAGGACTACACGCGTTATTCCGTTCGCCTCAACGCGGATCATGAAGTGCGCAAAGGCGTTAAGATCGGTACACAGACCGTCTATTCCAACTCCGCACAGAACGCGGGCTGGGCCGACATATTCAGCACCTACGGCCTGAAAAGCTTTAACCCGCTCGCATCCCCATATGGCGAAGATGGCGAAACGCTGGTACTGTTCCCGACTAACAATACACGCACGCCTAACCCGGTAACCAACTTCGGTAAAACCAAAAGGCTGCGTAAGAACGATCGTTTTCTCGGTAACTATTTTACAGACATTACTTTCCTGAATGACTTCAACCTGCGTACCAACTTCGGCATCGATTACCGTAATGTGCAGAACTATGATTTTAACGCTTCCAACACAGCGGCGGCAGGCGGTGAGGCACCGGCCAGTGCGGCAAACGGCGGTGCTAAAAGATTTATGTACTCGCTGGAAAACATCCTGAGCTACAACAAAGCGCTGGACGGCGGTCATACGCTGTATGCTACACTGGTACAGTCAGTACAGGCCGATCAGACAGAAGCTTATAATATTTCTGTGAGGGACTTACCGTACGAGCAGCAACTGTATTACAACGTAGGCACTGCGCTAACGATTAACGGCGTGAGCAGCGGTTTTTCCAAATGGAGCATGGCATCGTTCATGGGTCGTATTAACTACAATTACCAGGGTAAATATATGGCGACGGCATCTGCGCGTTACGATGGATCTTCCGTACTCGCTAATGGCCGCAAATGGGTCATGTTCCCATCACTCGCACTCGCCTGGCGTTTGAAGAACGAAGCATTTTTACAGGACGTCACTTTCCTGAACGATCTGAAGCTGCGTGCTGGCTGGGGCAAAACAGGCAACGCAGGTGTAAACCCTTACAAAACGCAGGGTAAGCTCAATACCGTACGTTATGTATTTGGTGAAACATCTGTACTGGGTTTTACACCCGCAGAAATGATCAACCCCTCGCTCACCTGGGAAACTACCGGGCAATACAACCTCGGCCTCGACTTCTCCCTGGCAAAGAACCGTGTATCCGGTAGCCTGGAAGTATACCAGCAAAACACCTACGACCTGCTGCTGATGCGCCAGCTGCCAACCGTTTCCGGCTTTGAAGAGGTACTGTCGAACATCGGCAAAACGCGTAACAAAGGTATTGAGCTGACGATCAACACTATCAACTATTCCAACAACGATTTCGAATGGCGCAGCGACTGGATATTTTCTGCCAACAAACAGGAAATTGTGAGCTTGTACAATGGCGCAAAGGACGACATCGCGAACCAATGGTTTATCGGTAAACCCGTAAACGTATTGTACGACCTGGGCTTCAATGGCATCTGGCAAAATACAGAAGCCGATAAAGCTGCCATGGCGCAGTATAACGCGAACGGCGCTACGTTTAAGCCCGGCGATATTCGTCCGCTCGATCGCCAGAATGACTACAAGATCGATGCGAGCGACCGTTACATCATCGGCCAGCGCGATCCGAAATGGACCGCCAGCTGGGGCAACAATTTTCGCTACCGCAACTTCGATGCGTCGGTGTTTATGTACGCCATGGTAGGTCATACCATCGAACATAACCTGGATATGCGTTTTGACGGCCGTTACAACCAACCTAAGCTCAATTACTGGACACCTGACAATGCCAGCGCCGAATATCCGCGCCCACTGCTGGGTACCGCGAGCGTGAACTACCTGAGCACATTGAATTATTATGACGGATCTTTCCTGCGGGTGAAAAACATTTCTCTTGGATATTCTTTGCCCAAACAGGTGTTGAACACGTTGAAGATCGACAAGTTCCGTGTTTACGGCAGTGTGCAAAACCCGTTCCTGATTACCAACTTCCCCGGCACCGATCCTGAGGGCGCTTCCGGCTTCAGCGAACCTAGTGCGACTACTTATTTACTTGGTGTAAATCTTACCCTCTAA